One Staphylococcus ratti DNA segment encodes these proteins:
- the essC gene encoding type VII secretion protein EssC: MNKLIIRFNNQLRCLNLQSRKTYTISSHPDANITFKGMQSEIVLKQTQSGTWYANDYPLQSHVSLNQIDMTLFTDNDIHAFYYKSEPIITIGPNPYDDVYMLEMQNTLIVKGADTFKETQSVQLVYDTDSELFINYDLQTIGPYQLEIGDHLYLEGMMIELREEGFHLITKHRVESQLMRMDVAYPNASEPHYHDYQRSPRIIHREPKEPIKIERPPQPIQKNNTAIWRSIIPPLVMIALTVVIFLVRPIGIYIIMMIGMSLVTIVFGITSYFSERKRYKKEVKEREQTYLNYLREKTSQIHKSMNQQRFSLNFHFPTLHEIQEIVEAKAPRIYEKTVHHHDFLHYRLGVADIEKSFEVDYHEEEFNQRRDFLFDEAKKLNDFYQKLEQAPLVNDLTHGPVAYVGERRHIIAQLEQTLLQLATFHSYHEIEFLIVMDEHEYPSFKWTRWLPHMNLRQQNIRSFVYNQRTRDQILTSVYTMIKARVQLVREQQQGEQTLFTPHLVFVITDMARVLDHVILEYINQDLTPYGISLIFVEDVVESLPEHVKTIVDIKSANEGELLMKKGELVQIPFTPVASNGVDKGYIARRLANLNHVEQMKNAIPESITFLQMYQVEAVEELNVQKRWRENETYKTMAVPLGVRGKDDILYLNLHEKAHGPHGLVAGTTGSGKSEIIQSYILSLAVNFHPHEVAFLLIDYKGGGMANLFKDLAHLVGTITNLDGDEAMRALTSIKAELRRRQRLFGEHDVNHINHYHKLFKEGIAKDPMPHLFIISDEFAELKSEQPEFMKELVSTARIGRSLGIHLILATQKPSGVVDDQIWSNSKFKLALKVQDKQDSNEILKTPDAADITLPGRAYLQVGNNEIYELFQSAYSGGTYDQTGAHAESEDQTVYLINDYGQLEAINKDLSGLEEVVATSNETELEAVIRHLQDVTDTLKVPRVKRPWLPPLPSNVYQSELTETAFQQLWSETLKPVTLTLGLKDVPEDQYQGPLELKLNQAGHVAVIGSPGYGRSTFLHNVIFDIARHYRPDQAHMYLFDFGTNGLMPMVDVPHVADYFTADQEQKIEKALKRIHEAISERKKLLSEHRVVNIDQYHQYTGNTVPNIFIMIDNYDTIKETAYQESFEAMMMKLTREGLALGIYLVLTGSNTSSIRTPIYTNIKTKIALYLFENSEITNVIGSYKKGVKDVKGRAVINDDNTTQFQIAMPFKPEDDLSYNDQIQNEIAVMKENFVGETPEGIPMMPEKVLRTELEKAYNLEDIVTKSHQIPLGLDFENVKLVSLDLNMPSIVTAIKPIEQDYLNELIIDYLELYKKQETVILVDADENMEKFSNKVTSYYSSASDLAMIRSGFNQEIEARKSGQRSSEDKKVVFINNIKRFVQSTGVTEDEIRRLFNEAPTYNIIIIASGLYTDTIGAFDKQSKMMTRIVNQAIISHKISEQEFLPVKNQYGEPELKSKESYLVKNQEYQKLMLME, from the coding sequence ATGAATAAGTTGATAATACGATTCAATAATCAGTTGAGATGTCTCAACTTACAATCACGGAAAACCTATACGATTAGTAGTCATCCCGATGCCAACATTACTTTTAAAGGTATGCAATCAGAAATCGTGTTGAAGCAAACCCAATCTGGGACATGGTATGCGAATGACTACCCTTTACAATCACATGTTTCATTGAATCAAATTGACATGACGCTATTTACAGATAACGATATTCACGCATTTTACTATAAGTCTGAACCAATTATAACGATAGGTCCGAACCCTTACGATGATGTATATATGCTTGAGATGCAAAATACGTTGATTGTGAAAGGAGCAGATACTTTTAAAGAAACACAATCCGTACAACTCGTGTATGACACAGATAGCGAATTGTTTATCAATTACGATCTTCAAACGATAGGGCCTTATCAGCTCGAAATAGGTGACCATCTTTATTTAGAAGGCATGATGATTGAGTTAAGAGAAGAAGGGTTTCATCTTATCACGAAACATCGCGTTGAAAGCCAGTTAATGCGTATGGATGTGGCATATCCAAATGCTTCAGAGCCACACTATCATGACTATCAACGTTCGCCGCGCATTATTCATCGTGAACCAAAAGAACCTATCAAAATTGAGCGACCACCACAACCTATACAAAAGAACAATACGGCGATATGGCGCTCAATTATTCCACCACTAGTGATGATCGCATTAACAGTTGTTATCTTTTTAGTGCGTCCTATCGGCATTTACATCATTATGATGATCGGAATGAGTTTGGTTACGATTGTATTCGGAATTACCTCTTATTTTTCTGAACGTAAACGCTACAAAAAAGAGGTTAAAGAAAGGGAACAAACCTATCTTAACTATTTAAGAGAAAAGACTTCCCAAATTCATAAATCGATGAATCAACAACGTTTTAGTTTGAATTTTCATTTTCCAACATTACATGAAATTCAAGAGATTGTAGAGGCAAAAGCGCCAAGAATTTACGAAAAAACCGTACATCATCACGATTTCTTACATTATCGTTTAGGTGTTGCAGATATTGAAAAGTCTTTCGAAGTAGATTACCACGAAGAAGAATTTAACCAACGCCGAGATTTTCTATTTGATGAAGCTAAAAAGTTGAATGATTTTTATCAAAAACTTGAACAAGCGCCATTAGTTAACGACTTAACTCATGGTCCAGTAGCTTATGTTGGAGAACGTCGCCATATTATTGCCCAACTAGAACAAACATTATTACAACTTGCGACGTTCCATAGTTACCATGAAATTGAATTTTTAATCGTTATGGATGAGCACGAGTATCCGTCGTTTAAGTGGACGAGATGGTTACCGCATATGAATTTACGTCAACAAAATATTCGTAGCTTTGTGTATAACCAACGTACGCGTGATCAAATTTTAACGTCTGTTTATACGATGATTAAAGCACGCGTGCAACTTGTTAGAGAGCAACAACAAGGGGAACAAACTTTGTTTACGCCACATTTAGTGTTTGTGATTACCGATATGGCACGGGTATTAGACCATGTCATTTTAGAATACATTAATCAAGATTTAACGCCTTATGGTATTTCGCTTATTTTTGTAGAAGATGTCGTGGAAAGTCTTCCGGAACATGTTAAAACGATTGTTGACATTAAGAGTGCAAATGAAGGCGAATTGTTGATGAAAAAAGGTGAGCTCGTCCAAATTCCATTCACACCGGTTGCGTCGAATGGTGTTGATAAAGGGTATATTGCACGTCGCTTAGCTAATTTAAATCACGTCGAACAAATGAAAAATGCTATTCCTGAAAGCATTACATTTTTACAAATGTATCAAGTGGAAGCTGTAGAAGAACTTAACGTTCAAAAACGTTGGCGTGAAAACGAAACTTACAAAACAATGGCAGTACCACTAGGGGTAAGAGGGAAAGATGATATTTTATATTTGAACTTACACGAGAAAGCACATGGTCCGCACGGGCTAGTTGCAGGGACGACCGGTTCAGGTAAGTCTGAAATTATTCAATCTTATATCTTATCTTTGGCAGTTAACTTTCATCCACATGAAGTCGCATTTTTACTTATCGACTACAAAGGTGGAGGTATGGCGAACTTATTTAAAGATTTAGCGCATCTTGTAGGGACGATTACGAACCTTGATGGAGATGAAGCCATGCGTGCATTGACATCAATTAAAGCCGAACTTCGACGACGTCAACGTTTGTTTGGTGAGCATGATGTCAATCATATTAATCATTATCACAAACTATTTAAAGAAGGTATCGCAAAGGACCCCATGCCACATTTATTCATTATTTCGGATGAGTTTGCGGAATTGAAATCGGAACAACCAGAGTTTATGAAAGAGTTAGTTTCTACGGCGCGTATCGGTCGTTCACTCGGCATACATTTGATTCTTGCTACACAAAAACCATCCGGGGTCGTAGACGATCAAATTTGGTCGAACTCCAAATTTAAATTGGCGTTGAAAGTACAAGACAAGCAAGACAGTAATGAAATTTTAAAAACACCGGATGCTGCGGACATTACATTACCAGGCCGTGCCTACCTACAGGTTGGTAATAATGAAATCTATGAATTGTTCCAATCAGCTTATAGTGGTGGCACTTATGATCAAACAGGAGCGCACGCTGAATCAGAAGATCAAACCGTTTATTTGATTAATGACTATGGACAGCTCGAAGCGATTAATAAAGATTTGAGTGGATTAGAAGAAGTGGTGGCTACATCAAATGAGACAGAGCTCGAAGCGGTCATTCGCCATTTGCAAGATGTCACAGATACTTTAAAAGTACCGCGTGTCAAACGACCTTGGCTTCCGCCGCTACCTAGCAATGTCTATCAGAGTGAGCTAACAGAGACCGCATTCCAGCAACTATGGTCAGAAACGTTAAAACCTGTCACGCTCACACTTGGGTTAAAAGATGTTCCAGAAGACCAATATCAAGGGCCACTAGAACTTAAATTAAATCAAGCAGGTCATGTTGCAGTAATTGGTAGCCCAGGGTATGGACGTTCGACATTTTTACACAATGTTATTTTCGATATTGCACGTCACTATCGACCAGACCAAGCGCACATGTATTTATTTGACTTTGGGACGAACGGCCTAATGCCTATGGTAGATGTGCCACATGTAGCAGATTACTTTACGGCAGATCAAGAACAAAAAATCGAAAAAGCACTTAAACGTATTCATGAAGCGATTAGTGAACGTAAAAAGCTATTAAGTGAGCATCGTGTCGTCAACATTGATCAGTATCATCAGTACACAGGCAACACGGTACCAAACATATTTATCATGATTGACAACTATGACACGATTAAAGAAACAGCATATCAAGAAAGCTTTGAAGCAATGATGATGAAATTGACACGTGAAGGTCTTGCCTTAGGTATTTACCTTGTATTAACAGGTTCTAATACGAGCAGTATTCGTACTCCTATCTACACGAACATTAAAACTAAAATCGCACTATATCTTTTTGAGAACAGTGAGATTACCAACGTTATTGGTTCGTATAAAAAGGGCGTGAAAGATGTTAAAGGACGCGCAGTGATTAACGATGATAATACGACGCAATTCCAAATCGCAATGCCATTTAAACCTGAAGACGATCTGTCTTATAACGATCAAATTCAAAATGAAATTGCAGTGATGAAAGAAAACTTTGTAGGTGAGACACCAGAAGGCATTCCAATGATGCCTGAAAAAGTATTGCGTACAGAATTAGAAAAAGCATATAATTTAGAAGATATTGTAACGAAATCACATCAAATTCCATTAGGATTGGATTTTGAAAATGTCAAACTTGTAAGCTTAGATTTAAATATGCCAAGTATCGTGACGGCGATTAAGCCTATTGAACAAGATTATTTAAACGAATTAATCATTGATTATTTAGAGCTATATAAAAAGCAAGAAACCGTTATTTTAGTAGATGCAGACGAAAATATGGAAAAATTCTCTAATAAAGTGACATCTTATTATTCTAGTGCATCCGATTTGGCTATGATTCGTAGTGGATTTAATCAAGAAATCGAGGCCAGAAAATCCGGACAACGCTCGAGCGAAGATAAAAAGGTTGTATTTATTAACAATATTAAACGTTTCGTTCAGTCTACTGGAGTTACAGAGGATGAAATTCGTCGACTGTTTAATGAAGCACCTACTTATAACATCATCATTATCGCAAGTGGTTTATACACAGATACTATCGGTGCTTTTGATAAACAAAGCAAAATGATGACACGTATTGTTAACCAAGCTATTATAAGTCACAAAATTTCCGAGCAAGAGTTTTTACCTGTGAAAAACCAATATGGAGAACCTGAACTTAAATCAAAAGAAAGTTATTTAGTGAAAAATCAAGAGTATCAAAAACTAATGCTAATGGAGTGA
- the essB gene encoding type VII secretion protein EssB translates to MSEKNLNEFTSIEPDLTTKQDTRAYIRDIPKSAVKPEHYHLMYLLGQRATHFLDGEVTELQDCFQINYHVHENVVTYDAIKTLSTNEKLRYLLNIAKLEELQQTRYTYQLEPNELHFTKNGLPLLKTRGLRNVIEPLPYSEEEFLTRYKALIIEVFNDKVQFESLVEGNLDLYKGTPFEQQIIQAKTLKALKEVLQQHYNKQQTIHQNQYTYVQKKYHALFKWGGIVATALTLALIAFLLYLYFSVMKHDAQVEAGYQSFIKEDYTQVLNDYENVDAKKLDKEALYAYAKSYVETNKQGLEKDKKSNVLNHITPSANKDYLLYWVVLGQGDIDEALNISTYLEDNDLTKLALINKLNDIKNNPKLSSEKRSEETKKYNDRLQAILDKEKEVKDEKAKEQEASAKKNDERLKQQEENEKKQKEQAQEDRKKRQEAERKN, encoded by the coding sequence GTGTCGGAAAAGAATTTAAACGAATTTACATCTATAGAACCGGATTTAACAACAAAACAGGACACACGCGCATATATTAGGGATATACCAAAATCTGCCGTAAAACCTGAACATTATCATTTAATGTATTTATTAGGACAACGGGCGACGCACTTTTTAGATGGAGAAGTGACTGAACTTCAAGACTGTTTTCAAATCAATTATCATGTTCACGAAAATGTAGTGACTTACGATGCAATTAAGACGTTATCGACTAATGAAAAACTACGTTATTTGTTGAACATTGCAAAGTTAGAAGAATTACAACAAACAAGGTATACCTATCAATTAGAGCCGAATGAACTGCACTTTACGAAAAATGGTTTGCCGCTATTAAAGACAAGAGGTCTACGCAATGTTATTGAACCGCTACCATACTCAGAAGAGGAATTTTTAACACGTTATAAAGCGTTAATTATCGAGGTTTTTAATGATAAGGTTCAATTTGAAAGCTTAGTAGAAGGCAATTTAGACCTTTATAAAGGAACGCCATTTGAACAGCAAATCATACAAGCTAAAACGTTGAAAGCATTAAAAGAGGTGTTGCAGCAACACTATAATAAGCAACAAACGATTCATCAAAATCAATATACGTATGTCCAAAAGAAATACCACGCATTATTCAAATGGGGCGGCATTGTTGCAACAGCGCTCACGTTAGCCTTAATCGCATTTTTATTGTATTTGTATTTTTCAGTAATGAAGCACGATGCTCAAGTTGAAGCGGGGTACCAATCTTTTATAAAAGAAGACTATACGCAAGTGCTGAATGACTATGAAAATGTCGATGCTAAAAAGTTAGATAAAGAAGCACTTTATGCATATGCTAAAAGTTATGTTGAAACGAATAAACAAGGCCTTGAGAAAGACAAAAAGAGCAATGTATTAAATCATATTACGCCATCTGCGAACAAAGATTACTTATTGTATTGGGTTGTGTTAGGACAAGGGGATATTGATGAGGCCCTTAATATTAGCACTTACCTTGAAGATAACGATTTAACAAAACTCGCGTTAATCAACAAGTTAAACGATATTAAAAATAATCCAAAACTATCATCTGAAAAGCGAAGCGAAGAAACGAAAAAATACAACGATCGTCTTCAAGCCATTTTAGATAAAGAAAAAGAAGTGAAAGACGAGAAAGCAAAAGAACAAGAAGCATCAGCTAAAAAGAATGACGAACGTCTCAAACAACAAGAAGAAAATGAAAAGAAACAAAAAGAACAAGCACAAGAAGACCGTAAAAAGCGTCAAGAAGCTGAGAGAAAAAACTAA
- a CDS encoding EsaB/YukD family protein: MIQHKRVTVDFTHYNKGSYDLALPVLVPIKTLVPLIMESLDITLTTPPKYVKVTTKHHLLVENDRLIDFQIADGDILKMI, from the coding sequence ATGATACAACATAAACGCGTGACGGTTGATTTTACTCATTACAACAAAGGGTCATATGATTTAGCCTTACCAGTGTTAGTACCAATAAAGACATTAGTCCCTTTAATCATGGAAAGCTTAGATATTACACTCACGACACCACCAAAGTATGTCAAAGTGACAACAAAACATCACTTACTCGTTGAAAACGATCGATTAATCGATTTTCAAATCGCTGATGGTGACATTTTAAAAATGATTTAG
- the essA gene encoding type VII secretion protein EssA, with product MLLESLLALSIIGNTAHNGGLEIHVEEETKERVNKDLDQYNTPLFNQESKALNDEIKKKKDQHQQHIKQSMFDKHQRPPSHVADTKRTLFEKQEETSTTKAPYIQQDQEKNILPYFLMSVGALFTVGFALLTISKWRKREKHDTT from the coding sequence ATGTTGCTAGAAAGTTTGTTGGCGCTGTCTATCATTGGTAATACAGCACATAATGGGGGATTAGAAATTCATGTCGAAGAAGAAACTAAAGAACGGGTTAATAAAGATTTAGATCAGTATAATACCCCATTGTTTAATCAAGAAAGTAAAGCATTGAATGATGAAATTAAAAAAAAGAAAGACCAACATCAACAACATATTAAACAATCTATGTTTGATAAGCATCAGCGACCGCCTTCTCACGTTGCTGATACAAAACGAACATTATTCGAAAAACAAGAAGAGACCTCAACTACAAAAGCCCCATACATTCAACAAGATCAAGAGAAAAACATCTTGCCCTACTTTTTGATGAGTGTAGGGGCTCTTTTTACTGTAGGGTTTGCATTATTAACTATATCTAAATGGAGAAAGCGTGAGAAACATGATACAACATAA